The Fusarium poae strain DAOMC 252244 chromosome 2, whole genome shotgun sequence nucleotide sequence GACAAACAATAAAATGGTGCTCTTCTTCCCGCGCGAACATGTTCTCTTCGTCCTCTGGAAATCAGCTTTCACTCTTCAACCCAAACATTTCCACAATCCTCATCTCACCTCacctatctatctatctatttcCAACCATTTTTTCCAAGATAAGATCAAATCTTAGAAATAATGCTTGGAAGAAGTTTCCCCCTTATCGCCATGGCGACTTTGTCCAGTGCCTACCACGTTATCGGAGGTGGGCATGGGGTTGATGATGACCCCTATCTACATGACGAAAATCTAGATGATAACGAATAGTAAGTCCGTTTCAAAATGACTCATTAAGCTGTATGCTGACTTGTTTTGTCCGATAGCATTTTTCCCGAATCTGTAGAGGATGACTCCAGAATCGACAGAGCCCTCACAGTTCCGCATGTCCCAGCCAAGGACGAAGCACCTATCATGATAGATCCTACACGGGACGAGGGGCGCACATTCTCATGGTTCGATTGCCAAAATCAGGCCTGCGAGTGGTCTACACGCCTTCGTCAACCCGAGACTCCCACTGAGAAGCCGGATGAGCCTGCCTTGCCTCTCAAACAAACCCAAACTGTGAGTATCCCAACAACGATCTACATTACCAAGACTTCATCCCTTCCCCTTGTATGGTGGACTCTACCGGATCCCGGAAAGTTGAGTACAACGTTAGGGAAGACTACATCGGCAGTCTTTTCAGAGCCAACTGTCACCTCATCGACTCTTTCAGAAACAACCGCAGTTACAGAGCCATCTGCAACTCTGGAGCCATCTGCAACTCTGGAGCCATCTGCAACTCTGGAGCCATCTGCAACTCTGGAGCCATCTGCAACTCCAACACCCAAGGAAAAGTCCAAGGACTTGACAGAAGCGAATATAATCGGTGGCACCATAGGAGCTATCCTTTTCTTGGGTGTGCTTATACTCATCTCCTGGTTGAGCTATAGGCACTACAAGAGGAAACATGCCAAAAAGTCAAGGCCGACTATCGTCCATCCTTTCAGGCAACATCTACCTCCAGCCCCTCCTCCGGTCCCTCCTTCAACCCCTGGGCGTCAAAGCCCCGATCGTCAAAGCCGTTCGTATTGGCTTCCCGATACTCCCTCGGATCGCCAGTCGCCGTATGGTAGAGAATGGGGAGAGACTGTGCGGATGTGGATGAGGGCACCTGAACGCAATCCTGAAGTTCACGCCATGGATGAGATCAGCCGGCCGAAGAATGTGTATACTACTCGCCCTGCTGTTAAGTCACCCCCTTCAGCGAATACAAACGCTCAGTCTGCTGCAAGCCCGTGGCTTTCGCCGCAGCCTTACAGTGCTCCTCGGCCTGTCAACAACTCACCAGGTCGTCTTGCAATTCCTCGTCGACCTGTTGGCGCTACGTATTCTCCGGCAATCATGACTCCTCGACCTAATAGCCCGAACCTTGCGCCAAACACTCCCCAGCCTGGCCCTTCTCAGTATAGTGAGAGTGTGTACAGCCAGCCAGGTCCAGGAGTGAGGCCGGATAGTGCACGTCCGCTTGGTTGGATTTGAGTCTGTCTTTTTGGTCATGACTGTGGATGACTGAAAGGTCTTTTGATGGTTGATAAAAATAGGGATCGTTTATGTTgtgatgtttttttttgtttttttttttcggaTAGAATGACAGACGGGTTTGGCGTTGACGGACAGGAGTAAGAGCATAGGGATTATCAACAGGGAAGATGAAAAGGTGCGGTCTAGCATAAGTCGCAGGGTTGGAACAGACTGAGTTTATAATACCGTTAGCAATCTCATAACTACTAATTAACCCCAATTGTTCATGGCAAGAAAAATCAAATGAATCAGGGGCTAGGCTGAGAGACCATCGTGCCGACTCTAAACCGTCGATGAGACTGTTGTAGCTCCATGTTCATCCAGGAACTCTATCGATCTTGGATCTCAGTCCTCATTTCTACTGATAGACGCTTCAGCCCTTAAGCATTGTCGGGGGTGGGATAACTTGCGTCGTTGCTTATTCATCTTTTCCCCTGGTGGTTTGTTGggtaaggaagaagaaagtgtCTATCATTGTCATGGTCCTCACAGAGCCTTTATTCTGATATACAGTTTTATTGAATCTGATTAAAAAGCATAGCCTTGTACCCTATGATATTGTTTTTCTACCGAAAGTCAACTGTTTTAAAGCATCTCATTTCTtcataaaataattaaaagtctCATCCTGTATAACAGTATATTCGTGGGGATTGCAGTAAAAGAATCTTCAGGTGTGTCTTGCCACTTAATGTTTATAGATGATAGTGGTATTCGAATAGTGCAAAGACGTCGGGATCGTTTCAGGGGCCTGGGCTTGTGCCTTGGGATGGCGGTGGATGAGGGATCGAGAGACAACAGAGGTACTGCGAGCTGTATTTAGTCGTTTCGGTCGAGGCATTATAATGTCTGCAAAGAGATTCGGTCTGGAGATCCGTAGCTGGCAGAGTTAATATTTCTTCCCTCATACCGTCAAAGACATAACTTGCCGTCCATCGCTGTATATGCTATCATCTCACTTATAACAAAAAGTGGTCCCAAGTGCTCCGTTCAATATCGTACAGTTGTATTAAACATAAGATAGCATAGGTCGTCTGTTCTGTATATTTTTTCTTCGTCTAAGAACCAACCTCGAGCGGCTCATCACGCCACCGATAAACCAATAAACGCCGTGCCATGCCGCAGTCGAGTGAAGATGTACATGTATACATGGAGAAACTCCATCCCTCTCCGAAAAACCCCCCTCAGAACTCCACATTCTTGGAGGTGTCGTACTCCAAGGCCAAATCGTACAAGTGTGGTGTACCGCTTTTGTTTTTTACCGCCTCCAATCGTTCATTACCCAAGCATATAAGGGAATGCCGGACTAGTCCTTGTAGACCTTGGGCTTGAAACCTTCTTTGATCTCGGCCTCTGCCTCCATTTTCTCCCTTATAGGTCCAATCTCTCGCTCGAATCGTTCCTTTGCTCTCACAATCTTGCTCTGGAGGTAGAAACTGCCACCCTTTTGGGGATCGTTGGCGTCAAACAGTCGCTTGTAACGGCTCAACACATCCTCAACATTGGCTTGTCCACCGGCAGGAGGCTTAACATCGAGGATCTTGCATGCCTCGTCGAGAGTCATGCCTGAGGAGAGAGAAGCACCGCCTGTGGTGTTACCGGCCTTGGCCTGGGCGCGCTGGTAGGCGGAAGCAGCTTGAGCTTGCTTATAAGCGGCGACGAAGGACCGACCGAGGATTCGAGAGCCTGTCAAGAAGGCTGTGACGACGAACTTGTGCGCCTGGGGGACAAAAAGTGTTAGCGGGCGAATTTATTGAAGGCGGCGAATCGAGACATAAATGTCATGGTGGGACTCTAGTGTGTAAGTTTAAAGGTAGATAGCATACCATTGTGAGAGGATTATGGTAACAGAAAAGAAATCGAGTATCGGAGGGATCAAGGTGGAGTTATCGCTGGGAAGCGACGTTGAAATAGCGTAGTGGCCCTCGTTCGcaacgaggaggaggatcgGATCTTGATGGCGCTGCTCGAGACTTTTCCCCCAGCAAAGCAAAGTTGGATGCGGATCATCCCGAGGTCGGAATTTTGCACCGGCCGAACCACCGGCAGCCAATCTTCCGAGTTTTAGCCGGACTCGTGCTTCCTAAGCCTTAGggtaaagaaataattagtCTAAGAGCGATGATCTGAGAACGATAAACTGTCCTtctaattttgtctcttattaTTCCGGGGGCCAATTTTTCTAGCACCATAAAGGCGGGAGTCAAGGTGAGGTGGGGGTTTCACCATGATTCACCGAGTTTCACCGAAATATGCCCCGCGATGGAGCAGGAACAGGATGTTATCTGACCGCAATTAAAGTGACTGAATTAGAAATCTCGGACTGCGAAGGAAGAAAACAATTTAAAATATCCTTCAAAATTCGAGTGAATCTTGAGATATCTCTCTCCCTAGAAAACGGGCCTGAATCAGCAAAATTGGTTTCCCTTTGTAAGCAAATTATAGTCCTACATGTCTTATAGGGTAGGATGACTGACAACAGAAGTATCCAACAACATCACATTTATCTGAGGGTTAGATAATGGCATCAACTCCCCAGGACGTGGCTGTACTATTGCAGCGCGAAGGCAGTGGGGTTTCACCAGATGCATACGATGCAGCCAACGAAGCTCAAGATGCTGTCTCAAGAAGGACAAAACTACTCTCACCAGTTCTGGAAGCTCTCAAATCACAGGATTCTTCCACATTAGAAGCCACAGCCAAGGCACTCGGTGATGGAAGCCGAGACGGTAAGCTGCACCAGTCTCGAATCTGAATTTCGCTAATATGTCATCAGTTGCTTGGAGACTTCCATATGGAGACTCTGGCATTCTCGAATTCTTCCTTGATATCCTGGCTTCTGAGGAACAGCAGAGTCACGGTGTCAAGGTACAAGCTTTGCGCGTTACCGGGAACTCTTGTGCTGATACGGATGCCAACCGAGCTCGTGTTGTCGAGGGAAAGTACATAATCTCTTTCATCAATCATTTGCAGGATAAGAATCTTGTTCCATACTTGATTCCCGTTCTCTACAATGTCCTCGTGGACTATGGTAAGTATTTTCCCCATCACATCAAAAACTCCTATGCTAACATTCCCAGAACCTGCCCAAATTCTTGCATCACAGTCAAGACTCAGCAGTCATCTCATTGCTTTGCTCCAGTCGCCTAACTTATCCGACTACAGCCCTTTGGTGACCTACTTCTGCAAAATCCTGGCTCTACTTATCACGCACGACGGTGAGGCGACTGTCGCAGACCCCAATACGGTCTCTACTCTCCTCAGACTCGCAACTAGCCCTGCTCACAGCTCTGACATCGAGGATTTTATGGCCCTTGTTTCCACTGCAGCGAGTTACCTCGCAAACGAATCTTTCCAAGAACAACTCCTCAAGTCAAAGCAAGTGGATGTGTTTGTCAAGGCCTTTTACATTGCACACACTCAGTTCGATGCTGAGctcgatgatgaagatacGGCCAAGGAGTTAGGCCAGCTTTGCACGTCGTTGCTTACTACACTGGCGGATTTGACTGGCAGTGATTATTTCCCTGCCCTCTATCCCCTCGAGAGTTCTGTGCCCCAGTCTCTCCTGAAGTGGCTGAAAGAACCTCATGCTATTCTGCAGTCAGCGGCTTGTCTAGCACTTGGCAATCTCTCACGTTCAGACCAGGCTTCTACAGCTTTCGTGCAGAAGCATCAGGCTCATGTTCCTCTTATGGCGATCCTCTCTGATACTGAGGTCACTAATACCCAGCTTCTCCATTCAGCACTCTCCTTTCTCAAGAACCTTGCAATTCCAACGCAAAACAAATCAGTGCTGGGTGAATTGCTAGAGCCTGCCAGTGTACCACGGATATTGAGTATCGACACTCTTCCCCAAGTTCAATTCTCGGCTGTGTCCCTACTCCGCTTACTTCTCGTCAACTCCCCCGACAACGTCCGTCGAATTACGACGCCCAGGATTGTGGAGGTTGAGGGGTCTTCTAAGACGCACACAACCATTCACGATGTCATCTCTCTTTTTGGTCGCTCTGATACGGAGCCAAccagacttgaggctgcacGCAGTGTCGCTACTGTATGCCGTGTGCTCCACACCACACCTGTAGACGAAGTCCTCTCAGGATGGACGTCTGAGAACGAAGAGACACAATCGAGAAGTCTGTTCTATGCTGAACATGATCTTTCCGAAATTCTGTCTTTCCTCATCACACAAGAGAAGTGGCCTATTCTTCGGTCCGAAGCATGGTTCGTCTTTGCCCTTCTGTCACGATCTCAGGATGGCGCACAGGTTGTTGCAAAGGTACTCGACGTGTCTGCAGCCATGGATGCTCTGAGCTTTGCAATCACCGGTAAAACTGCATCTGATGATCAAACACCTCAAATCGAGGGCGGCATGCCCGAGGTTCCTCCAGCTATCCCTGAGGAACTTGCTCTGGAACCCCAACAGGTCGACCCAAAGCAGCAAGCCAACATGGCCAAGGTGGATAGAGAGAATTGTCTGGTGCTGTGTACCGAAATTGTCAAGAACGGAGAAACCCTCGAGTCAGCTCAAGTCAGCCGACTACAAAGCTTGATTAGACAGGGAACGGAATTGTTAGGGAAAAACGCAGATGAGTAGCCAAGTTATCAGCATATAGATGGATACACAAAATGAAAGCATAGACAGTCACATCACGCAAAGCATGTACCGAATTGAAATCATAACAAGTAACTTTTAACAAGCAGAGACACCATATGCACGTAATGCATCCATTGACCGAGGTATGACAGAACAAAGCCGGTGATCATGCAGTAAATTTCTTGAGCTGGACCTAGAGTATCCTTCCTCCAACCCAGGCCAAGCCTTTCATCAGAGCCTCGAACCGACGTGCCCATGCCTCAATGACATAAAGAGCAAAACCCTCAAACACCTGTTCCCTTTTTGCAAGTTTATTTCTTGGCAGACTCAGCCTCGGCAGCATCACGGATACGCTTCTGGCGGGCACCCTCGTATCGGGCGTTGGCACGAGCGACACGGAGAGTTCGGTAAgcgccagcctcaatgttgGAAGGCATGTCGCTCTTGGAGATCTCCTTGACGGCGATATCGGTAGGGGCGATAGGGAAGGCGGCGGCGACGTGAGAGACCTTCTCGACGGAGGCGTCGGCCTTGGAGTCACCCTTCTTGAGGGCGTTAGATCGGCGGGGAAGGAGGATCAGTCGCTCCTGGTAAGCCTTGAGGCGGGCGACGTTGGCGGCAAGGGACTCCTCGCTGAGGTTCTGGCGGCGGAAGTCGACGGCAATGCCGATGGTGGGAGCGAAAGCCTTGGGGATACCGGCCTCCTGCAAACAAGTCAGATCTGGGCAAT carries:
- a CDS encoding hypothetical protein (TransMembrane:1 (o213-235i)), whose protein sequence is MATLSSAYHVIGGGHGVDDDPYLHDENLDDNEYIFPESVEDDSRIDRALTVPHVPAKDEAPIMIDPTRDEGRTFSWFDCQNQACEWSTRLRQPETPTEKPDEPALPLKQTQTVSIPTTIYITKTSSLPLVWWTLPDPGKLSTTLGKTTSAVFSEPTVTSSTLSETTAVTEPSATLEPSATLEPSATLEPSATLEPSATPTPKEKSKDLTEANIIGGTIGAILFLGVLILISWLSYRHYKRKHAKKSRPTIVHPFRQHLPPAPPPVPPSTPGRQSPDRQSRSYWLPDTPSDRQSPYGREWGETVRMWMRAPERNPEVHAMDEISRPKNVYTTRPAVKSPPSANTNAQSAASPWLSPQPYSAPRPVNNSPGRLAIPRRPVGATYSPAIMTPRPNSPNLAPNTPQPGPSQYSESVYSQPGPGVRPDSARPLGWI
- the PAM16 gene encoding mitochondrial import inner membrane translocase subunit TIM16 (BUSCO:57532at5125) encodes the protein MAHKFVVTAFLTGSRILGRSFVAAYKQAQAASAYQRAQAKAGNTTGGASLSSGMTLDEACKILDVKPPAGGQANVEDVLSRYKRLFDANDPQKGGSFYLQSKIVRAKERFEREIGPIREKMEAEAEIKEGFKPKVYKD
- a CDS encoding hypothetical protein (BUSCO:18224at5125), with amino-acid sequence MASTPQDVAVLLQREGSGVSPDAYDAANEAQDAVSRRTKLLSPVLEALKSQDSSTLEATAKALGDGSRDVAWRLPYGDSGILEFFLDILASEEQQSHGVKVQALRVTGNSCADTDANRARVVEGKYIISFINHLQDKNLVPYLIPVLYNVLVDYEPAQILASQSRLSSHLIALLQSPNLSDYSPLVTYFCKILALLITHDGEATVADPNTVSTLLRLATSPAHSSDIEDFMALVSTAASYLANESFQEQLLKSKQVDVFVKAFYIAHTQFDAELDDEDTAKELGQLCTSLLTTLADLTGSDYFPALYPLESSVPQSLLKWLKEPHAILQSAACLALGNLSRSDQASTAFVQKHQAHVPLMAILSDTEVTNTQLLHSALSFLKNLAIPTQNKSVLGELLEPASVPRILSIDTLPQVQFSAVSLLRLLLVNSPDNVRRITTPRIVEVEGSSKTHTTIHDVISLFGRSDTEPTRLEAARSVATVCRVLHTTPVDEVLSGWTSENEETQSRSLFYAEHDLSEILSFLITQEKWPILRSEAWFVFALLSRSQDGAQVVAKVLDVSAAMDALSFAITGKTASDDQTPQIEGGMPEVPPAIPEELALEPQQVDPKQQANMAKVDRENCLVLCTEIVKNGETLESAQVSRLQSLIRQGTELLGKNADE